The following are encoded together in the Nocardioides okcheonensis genome:
- a CDS encoding DUF559 domain-containing protein — protein MATRATLIRATSRADVDRALRTGALERVGQGRYTLPEVDRAAATAFRVNGHLCLTNAALAHGWEVKQVPSTPHVAFPRNRNVPRPWRGLVQVHRADLGPDDVSGVATSREVTLLQCLRQLPDDEALAIADSALRHGEDVTLRRVNAQVRGAGAAKVRRIALAADARAANPFESVMRAICLTVPGLEVTPQMVLSTDHYWARPDLTAPEHRLVVECESFEWHGDRKGFTKDVRRYTLLSAGGWTVLRFTWEDVMFRPAWVREVVCRAIGVDARTEVPEAWPLAA, from the coding sequence ATGGCCACCCGGGCTACCCTGATCCGGGCCACCTCACGCGCGGACGTCGACCGGGCGCTGCGGACCGGCGCTCTGGAGCGGGTCGGCCAGGGGCGCTACACGCTGCCCGAGGTGGACCGCGCCGCCGCCACCGCGTTCCGGGTCAACGGCCACCTGTGCCTCACCAACGCCGCCCTCGCCCACGGCTGGGAGGTCAAGCAGGTGCCGAGCACGCCGCACGTCGCGTTCCCGCGCAACCGCAACGTGCCCCGCCCGTGGCGCGGCCTGGTGCAGGTCCACCGGGCCGATCTGGGGCCGGACGACGTCAGCGGGGTCGCCACGAGCCGGGAGGTCACCCTGCTCCAGTGCCTGCGGCAGCTCCCCGACGACGAGGCGCTGGCGATCGCGGACTCCGCGTTGCGCCACGGCGAGGACGTCACGTTGCGGAGGGTGAACGCCCAGGTGCGCGGCGCCGGGGCAGCCAAGGTGCGGCGCATCGCGCTGGCCGCCGACGCGCGGGCAGCGAACCCGTTCGAGTCGGTCATGCGGGCGATCTGCCTCACCGTGCCCGGTCTGGAGGTGACTCCGCAGATGGTGCTGTCGACCGACCACTACTGGGCTCGACCGGACCTGACGGCACCCGAGCACCGGCTGGTGGTGGAGTGCGAGTCGTTCGAGTGGCACGGTGATCGGAAGGGCTTCACCAAGGACGTGCGCCGCTACACGTTGCTGTCGGCCGGCGGGTGGACCGTGCTGCGGTTCACCTGGGAGGACGTGATGTTCCGCCCCGCATGGGTACGGGAGGTGGTCTGCCGCGCGATCGGCGTAGACGCGCGGACAGAAGTCCCCGAGGCCTGGCCCCTCGCCGCGTAG
- the glgA gene encoding glycogen synthase, whose protein sequence is MRIDVLSKEYPPEVYGGAGVHVAELVRALRVLPDVDARVRCFGAPRTEPGTTAYAEPSSLAGANAAIRTLGVDLAMVDDCVGADLVHSHTWYANMAGHLAALMHGIPHVVSAHSLEPMRPWKAEQLGGGYALSSWAERTAYEGAAGIIAVSAAMRDDVLRSYPAVDPARVHVVHNGIDTTQWSPIVNPDRVRELGVDPDRPSVVFVGRITRQKGLPLFLRAAAALPPEVQLVLCAGAPDTPEIEAEVRGLVDDLAATRSGVVWIAEMLPRPDVVALLTAATVFACPSIYEPLGIVNLEAMACETAVVATATGGIPEVVVHGETGWLVPIEQATDGTGTPLDPERYVADLAAALVDAVSDPERARAYGLAGRRRAEDAFSWGTIAQRTLDIYRSL, encoded by the coding sequence ATGCGCATCGACGTCCTCAGCAAGGAGTACCCACCGGAGGTCTACGGCGGGGCCGGCGTGCACGTCGCCGAGCTGGTCCGCGCGCTGCGGGTGCTGCCCGACGTCGACGCCCGGGTCCGCTGCTTCGGGGCGCCGCGCACCGAGCCCGGCACCACGGCGTACGCCGAGCCGTCCTCGCTCGCCGGCGCCAACGCGGCCATCCGCACGCTCGGCGTCGACCTCGCGATGGTCGACGACTGCGTCGGTGCCGACCTGGTCCACTCCCACACCTGGTACGCCAACATGGCCGGCCACCTCGCCGCGCTGATGCACGGCATCCCCCACGTCGTCAGCGCCCACTCCCTCGAGCCGATGCGGCCGTGGAAGGCCGAGCAGCTGGGCGGCGGCTACGCGCTGTCGAGCTGGGCCGAGCGGACGGCCTACGAGGGCGCGGCCGGGATCATCGCGGTCAGCGCGGCGATGCGCGACGACGTGCTCCGCAGCTATCCCGCCGTCGACCCCGCGCGCGTGCACGTGGTCCACAACGGCATCGACACCACCCAGTGGTCGCCGATCGTCAACCCCGACCGGGTCCGCGAGCTCGGCGTCGACCCCGACCGCCCGAGCGTCGTGTTCGTCGGCCGGATCACGCGCCAGAAGGGGCTGCCGCTCTTCCTGCGCGCCGCCGCGGCGCTGCCGCCCGAGGTCCAGCTGGTGCTGTGCGCCGGCGCACCGGACACCCCCGAGATCGAGGCCGAGGTGCGCGGGCTCGTCGACGACCTCGCCGCCACCCGCTCGGGTGTCGTGTGGATCGCCGAGATGCTGCCGCGCCCGGACGTCGTCGCCCTCCTCACCGCCGCGACGGTCTTCGCCTGCCCGTCGATCTACGAGCCGCTCGGCATCGTCAACCTCGAGGCGATGGCCTGCGAGACCGCCGTCGTCGCGACCGCGACGGGCGGCATCCCCGAGGTCGTGGTCCACGGCGAGACCGGCTGGCTGGTCCCGATCGAGCAGGCCACCGACGGCACCGGCACCCCGCTCGACCCCGAGCGCTACGTCGCCGACCTCGCCGCGGCGCTGGTCGACGCCGTCTCCGACCCCGAGCGGGCCCGCGCCTACGGCCTCGCCGGTCGCCGCCGCGCGGAGGACGCCTTCAGCTGGGGCACGATCGCCCAGCGCACGCTCGACATCTACCGCTCCCTCTGA
- the glgC gene encoding glucose-1-phosphate adenylyltransferase: MAATPRRKKVLAIVLAGGEGKRLMPLTADRAKPAVPFGGIYRLIDFALSNVVNSGYLKVVVLTQYKSHSLDRHVTTTWRMSQLLGNYVTPVPAQQRVGKRWYLGSADAIFQSLNLLTDEQPDIVVVVGADHVYRMDFAQMVADHVDSGAGCTVAAIRQPIGLADQFGVIDVDPANPQRIRAFLEKPTDPVGLPDSPEEVLASMGNYVFDADALRDAVTRDAGREQSQHDMGGDIVPWFVDKSESAVYDYKDNEVPGATDRDRGYWRDVGTMRSYYAAHMDLVSPLPVFNLYNTAWPIYTSYGPHPPAKLVEGGGGEKVSTFNSILSPGVVVSGGTVNHSVLSPAVWVKDGAEVSDSVLMDGVWVGEGAVVRNAIIDKGVVVPPGVQIGVDQDADRARGFVVDDGLTVLAKQQHVPED, translated from the coding sequence ATGGCCGCCACCCCCCGTCGCAAGAAGGTCCTCGCCATCGTCCTGGCCGGTGGGGAGGGCAAGCGCCTGATGCCGCTCACGGCCGACCGCGCGAAGCCCGCCGTGCCGTTCGGCGGCATCTACCGACTGATCGACTTCGCCCTGTCGAACGTCGTGAACTCGGGCTACCTCAAGGTCGTCGTGCTGACGCAGTACAAGTCGCACAGCCTCGACCGGCACGTCACCACGACCTGGCGGATGTCCCAGCTCCTCGGCAACTACGTCACCCCGGTGCCGGCCCAGCAGCGGGTCGGCAAGCGGTGGTACCTCGGCAGCGCCGACGCGATCTTCCAGTCGCTCAACCTGCTCACCGACGAGCAGCCCGACATCGTGGTCGTCGTCGGCGCCGACCACGTCTACCGGATGGACTTCGCGCAGATGGTGGCCGACCACGTCGACTCCGGCGCCGGCTGCACGGTCGCGGCGATCCGACAGCCGATCGGCCTGGCCGACCAGTTCGGCGTGATCGACGTCGACCCCGCGAACCCGCAGCGGATCCGGGCGTTCCTGGAGAAGCCCACCGACCCGGTCGGGCTGCCGGACTCCCCGGAGGAGGTGCTGGCGAGCATGGGCAACTACGTCTTCGACGCCGACGCGCTGCGCGACGCGGTGACCCGCGACGCCGGCCGCGAGCAGTCCCAGCACGACATGGGCGGCGACATCGTGCCGTGGTTCGTCGACAAGTCCGAGTCGGCGGTCTACGACTACAAGGACAACGAGGTGCCCGGCGCGACCGACCGCGACCGCGGCTACTGGCGCGACGTCGGCACCATGCGCTCCTACTACGCCGCCCACATGGACCTGGTGTCGCCACTGCCGGTCTTCAACCTCTACAACACCGCCTGGCCGATCTACACCAGCTACGGCCCGCACCCGCCGGCCAAGCTGGTCGAGGGCGGCGGCGGCGAGAAGGTGTCGACCTTCAACTCGATCCTGTCGCCGGGCGTGGTGGTCAGCGGCGGCACCGTCAACCACTCCGTGCTCTCCCCGGCGGTGTGGGTCAAGGACGGCGCCGAGGTCTCCGACTCCGTCCTCATGGACGGCGTCTGGGTCGGCGAGGGGGCGGTCGTGCGCAACGCGATCATCGACAAGGGCGTCGTCGTGCCCCCGGGCGTGCAGATCGGCGTCGACCAGGACGCCGACCGCGCCCGCGGGTTCGTCGTCGACGATGGGCTCACGGTGCTCGCCAAGCAGCAGCACGTCCCGGAGGACTGA
- a CDS encoding RNA polymerase sigma factor, with product MDGDGPGLDDVVRQEWGRLVALLLAQFRRLDLVEDALADAVESASRTWPVDGTPDNPAGWLMTAARRRVLDRLRTEDVARRKLPLLLTDAERHQEGARTMVDGGSLVEDDVLRLVLMCAHPALAPDAASALSLRLVMGVPTADIARLFLVPEATMAARITRAKKRIVGAGIPFAVPDASVLPDRLDTVAQTAYLAFTAGYAPGTGPDLLRADLAGEAIRLVRVVLGLRPDEPTLVALLALTLLQHSRRDARVRDGRLVLLTDQDRTRWHHDEVAEALRLLTGPALTGPVSPLAASYALQARIAAEHATAPTAEDTRWDRVVGWYDLLLQVSPSPAARLARAVAVAEDRGTAAGLAALEGLEIADSHRPAAVRAELLSRAGQADAARAAYDQAIAACRNDVERAFLEEQRAALG from the coding sequence ATGGACGGCGACGGGCCCGGACTCGACGACGTCGTGCGCCAGGAGTGGGGCCGCCTCGTGGCCCTGCTCCTGGCGCAGTTCCGCCGCCTCGACCTCGTCGAGGACGCCCTCGCCGACGCGGTCGAGTCCGCGAGCCGCACCTGGCCGGTCGACGGCACGCCGGACAACCCCGCCGGGTGGCTGATGACCGCCGCCCGGCGGCGCGTCCTCGACCGGCTGCGCACCGAGGACGTCGCGCGCCGCAAGCTGCCGCTGCTCCTCACCGACGCCGAACGACACCAGGAAGGAGCGCGCACCATGGTGGACGGCGGCAGCCTGGTGGAGGACGACGTGCTCCGCCTCGTGCTGATGTGCGCCCACCCCGCGCTGGCCCCCGACGCGGCGAGCGCACTGAGCCTGCGGCTGGTGATGGGCGTGCCAACCGCCGACATCGCCCGGCTCTTCCTCGTCCCCGAGGCGACCATGGCCGCGCGGATCACCCGCGCCAAGAAGCGCATCGTCGGGGCCGGCATCCCGTTCGCGGTGCCGGACGCGTCGGTCCTCCCGGACCGGCTCGACACGGTCGCCCAGACCGCCTACCTCGCGTTCACCGCCGGCTACGCCCCCGGCACCGGCCCCGACCTGCTGCGCGCCGACCTCGCCGGCGAGGCGATCCGGCTGGTCCGCGTGGTGCTCGGGCTGCGACCCGACGAGCCGACGCTGGTGGCGCTGCTGGCCCTCACCCTGCTGCAGCACTCGCGGCGCGACGCGCGGGTGCGCGACGGCCGGCTGGTGCTGCTCACCGACCAGGACCGCACCCGCTGGCACCACGACGAGGTGGCCGAGGCGCTCCGGCTGCTCACCGGTCCCGCGCTCACCGGCCCGGTCTCCCCGCTCGCCGCGTCCTACGCCTTGCAGGCGCGCATCGCCGCCGAGCACGCCACCGCGCCGACCGCCGAGGACACCCGGTGGGACCGCGTCGTCGGCTGGTACGACCTGCTGCTGCAGGTCTCCCCCTCGCCCGCCGCGCGCCTGGCCCGCGCGGTCGCGGTCGCCGAGGACCGCGGGACGGCCGCCGGGCTCGCGGCCCTCGAGGGCCTGGAGATCGCCGACAGCCACCGGCCGGCGGCGGTGCGCGCCGAGCTGCTCAGCCGCGCCGGCCAGGCCGACGCGGCGCGGGCCGCGTACGACCAGGCGATCGCCGCGTGCCGCAACGACGTCGAGCGGGCCTTCCTCGAGGAGCAGCGCGCGGCGCTGGGGTGA
- a CDS encoding YciI family protein — MKYLVLLIGDGAEKPWSDQTEDEQTAAMAKFGEFDAACRAREGVEILAGEALSGPSDTTVMRTSDGSVQLTDGPYAEVIEGMGGFYLLEAPDLDVVVELLRVLPPYDIQIQPTVDVTL, encoded by the coding sequence ATGAAGTACCTGGTGCTGCTGATCGGCGACGGGGCGGAGAAGCCGTGGTCGGACCAGACCGAGGACGAGCAGACGGCTGCGATGGCGAAGTTCGGGGAGTTCGACGCCGCGTGCCGGGCGCGTGAGGGAGTCGAGATCCTCGCCGGCGAGGCGCTGAGCGGCCCCAGCGACACGACGGTGATGCGCACGAGCGACGGGTCGGTGCAGCTGACCGACGGCCCCTACGCCGAGGTGATCGAGGGGATGGGCGGGTTCTACCTGCTGGAGGCACCCGACCTCGACGTGGTGGTGGAGCTGCTCCGGGTCCTCCCGCCCTACGACATCCAGATCCAGCCGACCGTCGACGTGACGCTCTGA
- a CDS encoding YciI family protein codes for MSEYVVLIVGKADHWWTTMTEQERKDGYAEYGRFAQQLGERGHRIVAGAELQASTTIRTVQPGGLAVTDGPFAETAEQVAGYFHIETEDLDDLLECCKIIAALGDAIQVVPTVVPETRPR; via the coding sequence ATGAGCGAGTACGTCGTGCTGATCGTCGGCAAGGCCGACCACTGGTGGACCACCATGACCGAGCAGGAGCGCAAGGACGGCTACGCCGAGTACGGGCGCTTCGCCCAGCAGCTCGGCGAGCGGGGCCACCGCATCGTCGCCGGCGCGGAGCTGCAGGCGAGCACCACGATCCGCACCGTCCAGCCGGGCGGGCTGGCGGTGACCGACGGGCCCTTCGCGGAGACCGCGGAGCAGGTCGCCGGCTACTTCCACATCGAGACCGAGGACCTCGACGACCTCCTCGAGTGCTGCAAGATCATCGCGGCCCTCGGCGACGCGATCCAGGTCGTGCCGACCGTCGTTCCCGAGACGAGGCCGCGATGA
- a CDS encoding YciI family protein, giving the protein MSRYLILLPAPEAEWAELPAEEHDKGMQSHGQFHEDLKAGGHVLVTAGPLEPSDRATSMRPGDDGQLLVSDGPFPETAEQVVGFYLIDSEDEADLRAACERFAARGEHIEFRRMAE; this is encoded by the coding sequence ATGAGTCGCTACCTGATCCTGCTTCCCGCACCCGAGGCCGAGTGGGCCGAGCTGCCAGCCGAGGAGCACGACAAGGGGATGCAGTCGCACGGTCAGTTCCACGAGGACCTCAAGGCGGGTGGCCACGTCCTGGTCACCGCCGGTCCGCTGGAGCCCTCGGACCGGGCGACGTCGATGCGCCCCGGCGACGACGGCCAGCTGCTCGTGAGCGACGGACCCTTCCCCGAGACGGCTGAGCAGGTCGTCGGCTTCTACCTCATCGACTCCGAGGACGAGGCCGACCTGCGGGCCGCCTGCGAGCGCTTCGCGGCGCGGGGCGAACACATCGAGTTCCGTCGCATGGCGGAGTGA
- the pgm gene encoding phosphoglucomutase (alpha-D-glucose-1,6-bisphosphate-dependent), whose amino-acid sequence MANHERAGQPARTEDLVDVAHLVTAYFDLEPDPDDVSQQVAFGTSGHRGTSLTTSFNEVHIAATTQAICDYRREQGYDGPLFIGRDTHALSEPAWATALEVLVANDVTVLVDDRDGFTPTPAVSHAIIRANQGRTTGGGLADGIVVTPSHNPPSDGGFKYNPPHGGPADSDATSVIAARANELVRGNIAGVKRVTFAKARAAVGTYDFLGHYVDDLPGVVDLDVVRDAGVRIGADPLGGASVAYWGEIAERHRLDLTVVNPLVDPTWRFMTLDWDGKIRMDCSSPYAMASLVGRKDDYAIATGNDADADRHGIVTPDAGLMNPNHFLAVAIQHLFGGARPGWPDSARIGKTLVSSSMIDRVAASIGKPLVEVPVGFKWFVPGLMDGSFGFGGEESAGASFLRRDGSTWTTDKDGLLLALLASEILGATGRTPSEHYADLVAQHGDPAYARIDAPASREEKAKLAALSPDDVAATTLAGEEITGKLTEAPGNGAKIGGLKVTTESAWFAARPSGTEDVYKIYAESFRGPEHLAEVQAEAREVVAAALG is encoded by the coding sequence ATGGCCAACCACGAGAGAGCCGGACAGCCCGCCCGCACCGAGGACCTGGTGGACGTCGCCCACCTCGTGACGGCCTACTTCGACCTCGAGCCCGATCCCGACGACGTGTCGCAGCAGGTCGCCTTCGGCACCAGCGGCCACCGCGGCACGTCGCTCACCACCTCGTTCAACGAGGTCCACATCGCCGCCACCACGCAGGCGATCTGCGACTACCGCCGCGAGCAGGGCTACGACGGCCCGCTGTTCATCGGCCGCGACACCCACGCGCTCTCCGAGCCGGCGTGGGCGACGGCGCTCGAGGTGCTCGTCGCCAACGACGTGACCGTGCTCGTCGACGACCGCGACGGCTTCACCCCGACTCCTGCGGTCAGCCACGCGATCATCCGCGCCAACCAGGGGCGTACGACCGGAGGCGGCCTCGCCGACGGCATCGTGGTCACGCCGTCGCACAACCCGCCGAGCGACGGCGGCTTCAAGTACAACCCGCCCCACGGCGGCCCCGCCGACTCGGACGCCACCTCCGTCATCGCGGCGCGCGCCAACGAGCTCGTCCGCGGCAACATCGCCGGCGTGAAGCGGGTGACGTTCGCGAAGGCGCGGGCCGCGGTCGGCACCTACGACTTCCTCGGGCACTACGTCGACGACCTGCCGGGCGTCGTCGACCTCGACGTGGTCCGCGACGCCGGGGTCCGGATCGGCGCCGACCCGCTCGGCGGAGCCAGCGTGGCCTACTGGGGAGAGATCGCCGAGCGTCACCGCCTCGACCTGACGGTGGTCAACCCGCTCGTCGACCCCACGTGGCGGTTCATGACGCTCGACTGGGACGGCAAGATCCGGATGGACTGCTCGTCGCCCTACGCGATGGCGTCGCTGGTCGGGCGCAAGGACGACTACGCCATCGCCACCGGCAACGACGCCGACGCCGACCGGCACGGCATCGTGACGCCCGACGCGGGGTTGATGAACCCCAACCACTTCCTCGCCGTGGCGATCCAGCACCTCTTCGGCGGCGCCCGCCCGGGCTGGCCCGACTCGGCCCGGATCGGCAAGACGCTCGTGTCGAGCTCGATGATCGACCGCGTCGCCGCGTCCATCGGCAAGCCCCTGGTCGAGGTCCCGGTCGGCTTCAAGTGGTTCGTGCCCGGCCTGATGGACGGCTCCTTCGGCTTCGGCGGCGAGGAGTCGGCGGGCGCGTCGTTCCTGCGCCGCGACGGCTCGACCTGGACCACCGACAAGGACGGGCTGCTGCTGGCGCTGCTGGCCAGCGAGATCCTCGGCGCCACCGGACGCACCCCGAGCGAGCACTACGCCGACCTCGTCGCGCAGCACGGCGACCCGGCCTACGCCCGCATCGACGCCCCCGCGTCGCGCGAGGAGAAGGCCAAGCTCGCCGCGCTGTCGCCCGACGACGTGGCGGCGACGACGCTGGCGGGGGAGGAGATCACCGGCAAGCTCACCGAGGCGCCCGGCAACGGCGCGAAGATCGGGGGGCTCAAGGTCACCACCGAGTCGGCCTGGTTCGCCGCCCGCCCGAGCGGCACCGAGGACGTCTACAAGATCTACGCCGAGTCGTTCCGCGGTCCGGAGCACCTCGCCGAGGTGCAGGCCGAGGCGCGCGAGGTGGTGGCCGCGGCGCTGGGCTGA
- a CDS encoding acyl-CoA dehydrogenase family protein codes for MTSPDLRSATNQAPPLVGHDVVASDAALTEALVRHGSAALVDDLAPLGREAGSAEAREHGVLANRHHPVLVPYDRWGNRVDEVDFHPSWHWLMDRAVAHGLQAAPWEQQEAGDPHAHLRRAAGFLAWSQTEPGHGCPISMTYAAVPALRTDPAIAAAWTPLLTARSYDPGVRASAQKTGALAGMGMTEKQGGSDVRANVTRARPTADDGWYTLHGHKWFTSAPMNDVFLVLGQADGGLTCFVVPRVLADGTRNRIDVVRLKDKLGNRSNASGELELDGTLAQRLGEEGRGVRTIIEMVAATRLDCVLGSAALMRHALAEASWHVAHRSAFGGLLVDKPLMQNVVADLAVESEAATALAMRLAAAVDRPEDPHEVALRRIALPLAKFWVCKRTPAMVAEALECLGGNGYVEESGLPLMFRESPLNSVWEGSGNVNALDVLRALGREPEVLQAWITEVGAARGADSRLDRAVDDTLSLLGDTGGLESGARRLAGRMAACLQGSLLVRFAPAEVADAFCGSRFDAGYGGTYGMLTSGGLRAVVDRATPVV; via the coding sequence ATGACCTCCCCCGACCTGCGCTCGGCCACCAACCAGGCCCCGCCCCTCGTCGGCCACGACGTCGTCGCCTCCGACGCCGCGCTCACCGAGGCGCTCGTGCGCCACGGGTCCGCCGCCCTGGTCGACGACCTCGCCCCGCTCGGTCGCGAGGCCGGCTCGGCCGAGGCACGCGAGCACGGCGTGCTCGCCAACCGGCACCACCCCGTGCTGGTCCCCTACGACCGCTGGGGCAACCGCGTCGACGAGGTCGACTTCCACCCGTCGTGGCACTGGCTGATGGACCGGGCCGTCGCGCACGGGCTGCAGGCGGCGCCCTGGGAGCAGCAGGAGGCCGGCGACCCGCACGCGCACCTGCGCCGGGCGGCCGGCTTCCTGGCCTGGTCGCAGACCGAGCCGGGACACGGCTGCCCGATCTCGATGACCTACGCCGCCGTCCCGGCGCTGCGGACCGACCCCGCGATCGCGGCCGCGTGGACGCCGCTCCTCACCGCCCGCTCGTACGACCCCGGGGTGCGGGCCTCCGCGCAGAAGACCGGCGCCCTCGCCGGCATGGGGATGACCGAGAAGCAGGGCGGCTCGGACGTCCGCGCCAACGTCACCCGCGCGCGGCCGACCGCGGACGACGGGTGGTACACCCTGCACGGCCACAAGTGGTTCACCTCGGCGCCGATGAACGACGTCTTCCTGGTGCTCGGCCAGGCCGACGGCGGGCTGACCTGCTTCGTCGTGCCGCGGGTGCTCGCCGACGGCACCCGCAACCGGATCGACGTGGTGCGGCTCAAGGACAAGCTGGGCAACCGGTCCAACGCCTCCGGCGAGCTCGAGCTCGACGGCACCCTCGCGCAGCGCCTCGGCGAGGAGGGCCGCGGCGTGCGGACCATCATCGAGATGGTCGCAGCCACCCGCCTCGACTGCGTCCTCGGCTCGGCCGCCCTCATGCGGCACGCGCTGGCCGAGGCGTCGTGGCACGTCGCGCACCGCTCCGCCTTCGGCGGGCTCCTGGTCGACAAGCCGCTCATGCAGAACGTCGTCGCCGACCTCGCGGTCGAGTCGGAGGCGGCGACGGCGCTCGCGATGCGGCTCGCGGCGGCGGTCGACCGGCCGGAGGACCCGCACGAGGTCGCGCTGCGCCGCATCGCGCTGCCGCTCGCGAAGTTCTGGGTGTGCAAGCGCACCCCCGCGATGGTGGCCGAGGCGCTGGAGTGCCTCGGCGGCAACGGCTACGTGGAGGAGTCGGGGCTGCCGCTGATGTTCCGCGAGTCGCCGCTCAACTCGGTCTGGGAGGGGTCGGGCAACGTCAACGCGCTCGACGTGCTGCGCGCCCTGGGCCGCGAGCCCGAGGTGCTGCAGGCCTGGATCACCGAGGTCGGGGCCGCCCGCGGCGCCGACAGCCGGCTCGACCGGGCGGTCGACGACACCCTGTCGCTGCTCGGCGACACCGGCGGGCTGGAGTCCGGCGCGCGCCGGCTCGCCGGCCGGATGGCCGCGTGCCTGCAGGGCTCGCTCCTGGTCCGCTTCGCCCCGGCGGAGGTCGCCGACGCGTTCTGCGGCAGCCGGTTCGACGCCGGCTACGGCGGCACGTACGGGATGCTGACGAGCGGTGGGCTGCGGGCGGTCGTCGACCGCGCGACGCCGGTCGTCTGA